In Paenibacillus durus, the DNA window CCAGACAAGCTGCGGGAAGTAGCGGAAGTCCGGCTTGCTCATCCCGATATCAATCTGAAGGAAGTCGGCGAGATGCTAAAGGGAAACGTTAGTAAATCCGGCGTTAACCATCGGCTCCGCAAAATCGACGAGCTGGCGGAGAAGCTGCGCGGCGAATGATATTTTTTTCTAGTGTCGTTTAGGTTATAATGATATAATATGATAAAATTTACTGTGAAATTTTTTGGCACATCTTAATTAGGGGGTAAGCGTTTCATGACAAAGCACCCGGTAGTCGTCCGGTTAAAGACGGGGCTCCATGCTCGGCCGGCAGCACTGTTCGTACAGGAAGCGAACAAATTCTCATCAGAGATTTTCGTTGAAAAAGACGATAAAAAGGTTAACGCCAAAAGCATCATGGGGATTATGAGCCTTGCAATCAGCTCCGGCACGGAGATTTATATCAGCGCAGAAGGCGCGGACGCCGATCAGGCCGTAACCGCTTTGACGAGTCTTGTCAGCAAGGAAGAGCTGGAGAATCAATAACAATATCCGCAGCACAGCCCTATTTATGGTATGGCCAAAAAAGCCCTTAAGGGCTTTTTTATTTTGGGTACCGATGCAACATTTGCCATGCCGGCCCGTCTAGTAGGTATATTGATATCATGCAAAACCTATAGAGGAGGATGGAGCAAATGAAGGGATGGGTCAAGCCGGCCATGGCGGTGTTCGTTGCGGGAAGCTTAATGGCAGGAGGGATGACGCTGAGCGGTTCATTGGATAAGCCCCAGAAGGCCTATGCTGAAGAGGTGCAGAAAAATACAGTCAGTGTCGTAGGAAAGGGAGAATTGTCGATGAAGCCGGATATCGTCTATCTGTCGATCGGAGTCGATACATCGGCGTCAACCGCCCAGGAAGCCCAGAAGACCAATGGAGCGAAAATTCAAAAATTGACGGCCCTGCTCAAGAATACGTGGAGCATTAGTGAGAAGGACATCCAAACCGCTGAGTTCTACGTCCAGCCGAATTACACGTATAGCGAGAAGGAGGGCCAGCAGGTAAAAGGCTATAACGCGCATCATGTTCTGCGGGTCGGCTACCGCGATCTGGCCAAGGTAGGAGCGCTGCTGGACGCAGCTTCTGAAGCAGGCGCCAATAATATCGGCAATGCCCGTTTTGCGGTAGAGGATACCTCGGCCTTTGAAGCGCAAGTCATTGAAAAAGCGATGGCCAACGCCGACGTGAAAGCAGCCGCGATTGCCAAAGCTGCCAAGAGAACACTGGGACAGGTGCTGACGGTCAGCCAGAACGACGGGGGCATAAGCCCAGTACGTTATGAAGAGAACGTCAAAGCGATGGCCAGCGTAGCCGACAACGCAGGCGGTACCGCGGTTCAGCCAGGAGAGGTAAAGATTACGACGCAGCTTAGTGTTATGTATCAATTAAACTAGCAGGGACGCGTACTCAAAGATGAATGCAGAGAGGCTTTTACCCGCAAGCTTGCGGGCGGAGAAGGCCT includes these proteins:
- a CDS encoding HPr family phosphocarrier protein, whose translation is MTKHPVVVRLKTGLHARPAALFVQEANKFSSEIFVEKDDKKVNAKSIMGIMSLAISSGTEIYISAEGADADQAVTALTSLVSKEELENQ
- a CDS encoding SIMPL domain-containing protein, giving the protein MKGWVKPAMAVFVAGSLMAGGMTLSGSLDKPQKAYAEEVQKNTVSVVGKGELSMKPDIVYLSIGVDTSASTAQEAQKTNGAKIQKLTALLKNTWSISEKDIQTAEFYVQPNYTYSEKEGQQVKGYNAHHVLRVGYRDLAKVGALLDAASEAGANNIGNARFAVEDTSAFEAQVIEKAMANADVKAAAIAKAAKRTLGQVLTVSQNDGGISPVRYEENVKAMASVADNAGGTAVQPGEVKITTQLSVMYQLN